The proteins below come from a single Candidozyma auris chromosome 3, complete sequence genomic window:
- the PGI1 gene encoding glucose-6-phosphate isomerase, producing MSQFSSFNLSSELPAWKKLEQTYESVGKALKVKDEFAHDPKRFDKFSETFQNFDKSEILFDFSKNIINDEVKKDLIQLAKEAGVEHLRDEMFKGSKINETEGRAVYHVALRNRQLKEMKVDGVNTAPEVDEVLQHMKEFSNDIRSGKWTGYTGKAITDVVNIGIGGSDLGPVMVTEALKAYAKPGLNVHFVSNIDGTHLAETLKDLKQETTLFLIASKTFTTAETTTNANSAKTWFLEKAQQKDIAKHFAALSTNADEVAKFGIDTKNMFGFESWVGGRYSVWSAIGLSVAIYIGFDNFEDFLKGAEAFDHHFTTAPLEHNIAVLGGILSVWYNNFFGAQTHLVAPFDQYMHRFPAYLQQLSMESNGKSVTRGNSFTNYQTGTILFGEPATNAQHSFFQLVHQGTKLIPADFILAAQSHNPIEKNLHQRMLASNFFAQSEALMVGKDEAQVQKEGATGGLVPHKVFSGNRPTTSILAQKITPATLGALIAYYEHVTFVEGAIWNINSFDQWGVELGKVLAKAIGKELEDSQPVSDHDPSTNGLINQFKKWSA from the coding sequence ATGTCGCAATTTTCCTCATTTAACCTCTCTTCCGAATTGCCTGCCTGGAAAAAGCTCGAGCAGACCTACGAGTCTGTGGGCAAGGCCCTCAAGGTCAAGGACGAGTTTGCTCACGACCCAAAGAGGTTTGACAAGTTTTCTGAGACGTTCCAGAACTTCGACAAGCTGGAAATtttgtttgatttctccaaaaacatcatcaacgacgAGGTCAAGAAGGATTTGATTCAATTGGCCAAAGAGGCTGGTGTGGAGCACTTGAGAGATGAAATGTTCAAGGGCTCCAAGATCAACGAGACAGAGGGAAGAGCTGTCTACCATGTGGCCTTGAGAAACAGACAACTCAAGGAAATGAAGGTTGATGGAGTCAACACTGCTCCTGAGGTTGACGAGGTGCTCCAGCACATGAAAGAATTCTCCAACGACATTAGGTCGGGCAAATGGACCGGTTACACTGGCAAGGCCATCACTGACGTTGTGAACATTGGAATTGGTGGTTCTGACTTGGGTCCTGTTATGGTCACCGAGGCATTGAAGGCATACGCCAAGCCCGGTCTCAACGTCCATTTCGTCTCCAACATTGACGGTACTCACTTGGCTGAGACtttgaaggacttgaagcaagagactactttgttcttgattGCCTCCAAGACCTTCACTACCGCTGAAACCACCACCAACGCTAACTCTGCCAAGACCTGgttcttggagaaagcCCAGCAGAAGGACATTGCTAAACACTTCGCTGCTCTTTCTACCAACGCTGATGAGGTGGCCAAGTTTGGCATTGACACTAAAAACATGTTTGGTTTCGAAAGCTGGGTCGGTGGCCGTTACTCTGTGTGGTCTGCCATTGGTTTGTCTGTGGCCATCTACATTGGCTTCGATAACTTCgaggacttcttgaaaggTGCTGAGGCGTTTGACCATCACTTCACCACTGCTCCATTGGAGCACAACATCGCCGTTCTTGGTGGTATCTTGTCTGTGTGGtacaacaacttctttggTGCGCAGACCCACCTTGTTGCCCCATTCGACCAGTACATGCACAGATTCCCTGCCTACCTCCAACAATTGTCGATGGAGTCCAATGGTAAGTCTGTCACCAGGGGcaactccttcaccaactacCAGACCGGTACCATTTTGTTCGGTGAGCCAGCCACCAACGCCCAGCACTCCTTCTTCCAGTTGGTGCACCAGGGTACCAAGTTGATTCCTGCTGACTTCATTCTTGCTGCTCAGTCTCACAACCCAATTGAAAAGAACTTGCACCAGCGTATGTTGGcctccaacttctttgccCAGTCTGAGGCATTGATGGTCGGTAAGGATGAGGCCCAGGTGCAGAAGGAAGGTGCCACCGGTGGGTTGGTGCCACACAAGGTGTTCTCAGGTAACAGACCAACGACCTCTATCTTGGCCCAGAAGATCACCCCAGCCACTTTGGGTGCTTTGATTGCCTACTACGAACATGTGACTTTCGTCGAGGGCGCCATCTGGAACATTAACTCTTTTGACCAGTGGGGTGTCGAGTTGGGTAAGGTGTTGGCCAAGGCCATAGGcaaggagttggaggacTCTCAGCCAGTGTCTGACCACGATCCTTCCACTAACGGTT
- the FGR50 gene encoding Fgr50p translates to MPGLESKWATAEPVPEKPEPKPKAPSTIASKWAHVEEEHQALHEKKPRKPRSGHPKERMASQPLTPPQSSGHEEMSELAKSFASRLGVKEDGGSNEKRHNTRTRRKSHGRKKKEETEAWENASEEVEEETEELFEDKLYEKEPMTEAARSLAMRIGVPAAEPNDAKEKASAQKPRRQSVGREDRHSHGRRNQHRPQAQPHASKENSQAQQSHKQGQGQFETQSKYMTPKQKKLLQEKMRLEELKAAELEKERKIKEEVKAMFEQMEDKSTNWADIDD, encoded by the coding sequence ATGCCCGGGCTAGAATCCAAGTGGGCCACTGCAGAGCCTGTACCAGAAAAACCTGAGCCCAAGCCGAAGGCCCCGTCGACTATAGCGTCCAAATGGGctcatgttgaagaagagcatcaAGCATTGCACGAGAAAAAGCCCAGGAAGCCCAGGCTGGGACATCCCAAAGAGAGAATGGCGTCACAGCCTTTGACGCCCCCACAGAGCTCTGGCCACGAGGAGATGCtggagttggccaagtcctTTGCCCTGAGGCTAGGTGTAAAGGAAGATGGGGGAAGTAACGAGAAAAGACACAATACAAGAACCAGAAGAAAATCCCATggcagaaagaaaaaggaggaAACAGAAGCCTGGGAAAATGCCTCCGAAGAGGTAGAGGAGGAGACAgaggagctctttgagGATAAGTTGTATGAGAAAGAGCCCATGACAGAAGCAGCCAGGTCTCTAGCGATGCGGATTGGAGTCCCCGCTGCAGAGCCAAATGACGCGAAGGAGAAGGCTTCAGCTCAGAAGCCGAGAAGACAATCCGTTGGCAGAGAAGACCGGCATTCACATGGTCGGAGGAACCAACATAGACCTCAAGCACAACCTCACGCCTCGAAAGAGAACTCCCAGGCGCAACAATCTCATAAACAAGGACAGGGCCAATTTGAAACGCAGAGCAAATACATGACaccaaagcagaagaagctcttgcaGGAGAAAATGCGGTTGGAGGAGCTTAAGGCAGCAGAACTCGAGAAGGAGCGCAAGATCAAAGAGGAGGTGAAGGCCATGTTTGAACAGATGGAAGACAAATCTACCAATTGGGCTGATATCGATGACTAA
- the ZCF19 gene encoding Zcf19p — protein MPPTNFTSTPGSSAKRRKPSADMPTELENSSEKSNQPTRALRACDGCRKQKTRCFKTSPVAVCCIRCLSVGAECSFEKAYKSANPGVKIIGGIPEHLTENSTVEVVSSGSHDYIDSRGFDFTDRRSAQKLDFLCGSVSRILEILQEQNEAHGSGMNSDVKLLLDAASSMKQHIKPQNDSSSSSDPLVDTPAVGPSDDNNGDEESPSIILGPSKTFTTSPFNLVANQPETASRPISNLLRLRSLGKPPAIVQSDPDVIDAGILTKLEVIDLMNDFRSNYGRWVSFPSELSTSELIESVRQKSPFLITTCCCLSLRYSLNGKPNPGDIDSHRRKKMTYKLLIRHLLRDLNKVLLKLSCFQGCEDSKGDIENLQAMVILSIYAMSLSSIACSTVDADPLLDDELSIKELNMDSWCLSGTALTAFISKSTFGTLLYQSENATPDFTFLFNRFDPAEYQTLTMFRIYNHLILNHLASCLFSGRMCIIDQIRLSYCNLALSLPSATNFDGRMVSEIGILLITYNYLQLDTSPRNTDQVEASYSSVMEEIKSWYEQWEYLFSQPAVSFVESTLSFCCILVHLNYTYDKVALTNKKSYQAYQTPIDNLSNVVGDCDRVRLGRIISSAYYLVEFAEKIENDSYYAYLSDQIHFFFYFGCIVLLKSLSHLKASKRLYFLEDQEDLKESSWKDALVKAYSLIEKLSRICQENPSDLLTSYRDGLLLTLQQHFPKESKDLIE, from the coding sequence ATGCCCCCGACAAATTTTACTTCTACACCAGGGTCCCTGGCAAAGCGAAGAAAGCCTTCCGCGGATATGCCGACGGAACTTGAAAATTCCAGTGAAAAGCTGAACCAACCCACAAGAGCCCTCAGAGCGTGTGACGGATGCCGAAAGCAGAAGACACGATGCTTCAAAACCTCTCCTGTGGCAGTATGCTGTATACGCTGCCTTAGTGTTGGAGCCGAATGTTCTTTCGAGAAAGCCTACAAATCAGCAAATCCTGGGGTAAAGATCATAGGAGGGATTCCCGAACACTTGACGGAAAATCTGACCGTAGAGGTTGTTTCTTCGGGAAGCCACGATTATATTGATCTGCGAGGGTTTGACTTTACAGATCGTCGCTCGGCTCAGAAGCTCGACTTTCTATGCGGGTCAGTCTCGAGGATTTTGGAGATTCTACAGGAGCAAAACGAAGCTCATGGATCAGGAATGAACAGCGACGTAAAATTGCTTTTGGATGCTGCGTCGTCAATGAAGCAGCACATCAAACCGCAAAACGACCTGTCTTCGTCATCTGATCCTTTGGTTGATACGCCTGCTGTTGGACCTCTGGATGATAACAATGGCGACGAGGAATCACCCAGCATTATTCTAGGCCCATCAAAGACATTcacaacttctccattCAATCTTGTTGCAAATCAGCCAGAGACAGCTTCCAGACCGATCTCCAATCTTCTCAGGCTAAGAAGCCTTGGGAAACCTCCGGCAATTGTGCAAAGTGATCCAGATGTTATCGATGCAGGGATCCTTACGAAGCTAGAGGTAATAGATCTCATGAATGATTTCAGGAGCAATTATGGAAGATGGGTATCGTTTCCAAGTGAACTTTCTACAAGCGAGTTGATCGAAAGCGTTCGCCAGAAGTCTCCTTTTCTCATCACCACGTGTTGCTGTCTATCTCTTCGATACTCCCTCAATGGAAAACCCAATCCGGGCGACATTGACAGCCACcgcagaaaaaaaatgacgTACAAACTACTCATTCGTCATTTGCTCAGAGACCTCAACAAGGTGTTGCTTAAACTATCATGTTTTCAGGGTTGTGAAGACTCTAAGGGCGACATAGAGAACCTTCAAGCAATGGTGATTTTGTCCATATACGCAATGTCCTTATCGTCAATCGCTTGCAGTACTGTTGATGCCGACCCACTACTCGATGACGAGCTCAGTATAAAGGAATTGAACATGGACTCATGGTGCCTCTCGGGGACGGCTTTGACAGCTTTCATCTCGAAATCGACATTTGGCACGTTGCTTTATCAAAGCGAAAATGCAACACCAGATTTTACTTTTTTGTTTAATCGCTTTGACCCCGCCGAGTACCAGACACTAACCATGTTTCGCATTTACAACCATCTTATACTCAACCACTTAGCTAGCTGTTTGTTTAGCGGACGCATGTGTATTATAGACCAGATTAGACTAAGCTATTGCAACTTAGCCTTGAGCTTGCCGAGCGCCACTAATTTTGATGGCAGAATGGTCAGTGAGATTGGCATTTTATTGATCACATATAATTATCTTCAGCTTGATACATCTCCAAGGAACACTGACCAAGTCGAGGCATCGTACTCTTCAGTGATggaagagatcaaaagTTGGTATGAACAATGGGAATATTTGTTTTCACAGCCTgctgtttcttttgtcgAGTCTACACTTTCCTTTTGTTGCATCCTCGTACACCTAAATTATACCTATGACAAGGTTGCTCTCACAAACAAAAAGTCATACCAAGCGTACCAAACTCCAATTGACAATCTTTCAAATGTCGTTGGGGACTGCGACAGAGTACGCTTAGGTCGGATTATATCAAGCGCCTATTATCTTGTGGAGTTTGCAGAGAAAATCGAGAATGACTCCTACTATGCCTACCTTTCTGACCAAAtccattttttcttttactTTGGCTGCATAGTCTTGCTCAAGTCTTTAAGTCACCTAAAAGCAAGCAAAAGGCTCTACTTTCTAGAGGATCAAGAGGATCTAAAAGAACTGTCCTGGAAAGATGCCCTTGTGAAAGCTTATCTGCTAATAGAGAAGCTTTCAAGGATCTGTCAAGAAAACCCAAGTGATTTATTAACTTCTTATAGAGATGGACTACTACTAACCTTGCAGCAACATTTCCCAAAGGAGCTGAAGGATTTGATCGAATGA
- the ARC40 gene encoding Arc40p: MSQPIVYQLGHDPIKDHCFAPGYELLAVTKENTVELYQTKPNSPSKPTLITTLRGHDKTVTSVDISPDGTKILTCSQDRNALVWEWNNAANEFKPTLVLLRINRAATVCKWSPNGDKFAVGSADRIIAVCYYEEENDWWVSKHLKKPLKSTITSLSWHPNNVLLACGSTDGHVRVFSGYIKGVDEKPEPSVWGSKLPFQTLVGDFISETAAWVHDVTFNQDGQGDSLAFVTHDGSISVVYPAGEGQPPAAFITVKTNYLPFKSILFAGNRIVVGGHNCNLIVFEGSQNGWKEAFHVEKQRDLIHDVAPVDEDAEISSHDALNMFKQLDLKGRANKPNQKGSGKALSTINQNTIASVRWYDNGKVSTSGLDGKIVIFAI, encoded by the coding sequence atgctgCAGCCTATAGTCTACCAATTGGGTCATGACCCTATCAAGGACCACTGTTTTGCTCCTGGCTATGAGCTTTTAGCCGTTACTAAAGAGAACACCGTGGAGTTGTATCAGACCAAACCAAACTCTCCATCGAAGCCAACTCTTATCACCACTTTGAGAGGCCACGACAAAACTGTCACTTCTGTGGACATTTCGCCTGATGGGACCAAGATCTTGACTTGTTCTCAAGACAGAAACGCTTTGGTATGGGAGTGGAACAACGCCGCCAACGAGTTCAAGCCCactttggtgcttttgagaattaATCGTGCCGCCACCGTTTGTAAATGGTCTCCTAATGGTGACAAGTTTGCTGTAGGTTCTGCTGATCGAATTATCGCTGTTTGCTACTACGAGGAGGAAAATGACTGGTGGGTGTCAaagcacttgaagaagccacTCAAGTCCACCATCACCAGCTTGTCTTGGCACCCAAACAATGTATTGTTGGCTTGTGGCTCGACCGATGGCCATGTGAGGGTGTTTTCTGGATACATCAAGGGCGTTGATGAGAAGCCAGAGCCTTCGGTGTGGGGATCCAAGTTGCCCTTCCAAACCCTTGTGGGTGACTTTATCAGCGAGACTGCCGCGTGGGTGCACGATGTGACATTCAACCAAGACGGCCAGGGAGACTCCTTGGCTTTCGTGACTCATGATGGCTCCATTTCAGTTGTGTACCCAGCTGGAGAGGGCCAGCCACCAGCCGCGTTCATCACTGTCAAGACCAACTACTTGCCATTTAAGtcaattctttttgctgGCAACAGAATCGTTGTGGGTGGTCACAACTGTAACTTGATTGTTTTCGAGGGCTCTCAGAACGGATGGAAGGAAGCATTCCatgtggagaagcagagagACTTGATCCATGACGTTGCACCAGTGGACGAGGATGCCGAGATCTCGAGTCACGATGCCCTCAACATGTTCAAGCAATTGGACTTGAAGGGTAGAGCTAACAAGCCAAACCAGAAGGGCAGCGGCAAGGCTTTGAGCACAATTAACCAAAACACTATTGCCAGTGTGAGATGGTACGACAATGGCAAGGTGAGCACCTCTGGCCTTGACGGCAAGATTGTCATCTTTGCCATCTAA
- the DAD3 gene encoding Dad3p, producing the protein MKESLSLDYSTFSDLSSIEKELLGEYQSLALKLHALAGEIATLNKQKAVSEAATAAVPADALLGNMRNLERKIGLVYTLFKTAVYSMQLQNQELEEMAERGEREQQPEELHSEVDE; encoded by the coding sequence ATGAAAGAGTCGCTATCGCTTGACTACTCCACATTCTCAGACCTACTGCTGATcgaaaaagagcttcttggtGAGTACCAGCTGCTAGCGTTGAAGCTCCATGCGCTAGCGGGAGAGATCGCCACTCtcaacaagcaaaaagcCGTTCTGGAAGCAGCGACGGCGGCAGTGCCCGCGGACGCTCTTTTGGGCAACATGAGGAACTTGGAGAGGAAAATTGGCCTTGTGTATACCTTGTTCAAGACGGCGGTGTACTCGATGCAGTTGCAGaatcaagagcttgaggaGATGGCAGAGAGAGGCGAGAGAGAGCAGCAGCCAGAGGAGTTGCACAGCGAAGTGGATGAGTGA